Genomic segment of Candidatus Binatus sp.:
GACAAACAGTCCGAGCGCTCCGCCCAGCGCGCCAATTATTCCACCCACAACGAAGCGGCGAATACCTTGTCGCCACTGGCCGACGCTCAAAGTCTCGATCGAGGCCAGAAAAGCGCTGATTAAAGCGCCGATCAAAGCCCCGAACAGGACGCCGCGGACGTAAACGGAATGAATTCCAAGGATCGGCTCGGAGACGCCCCACGCGGCGAACCCGCCGAGGCCGCCCGCCGCCGCATAGAAGAGCAATTTCTCGCTGGAGACATTACTGGCCATGATGCACTGACAGCATTGCGCGTGCCTGAAGCGGGTTCAAGCTCAAATCGGAAGCGCGGGAAATATGACGCAACAATCGATCAAATCGGTGCGTCGCGATCAGTTCGCCTGCGCGGTCCAAGTGCCGCGCTCGCCCGACGGCGTCGATTCGAAGGTGCCGCTCAGTTCGTCGCTGCGGCGCTGTCCTTCGAAGTAGTACGTCTCGGTGCCATACGGAACCTGGAACTGCAGATGACTGCCGCGGACGAAGCCCTCGATCGGCGTGAGTCCGTAGCCTGACGACTTGATCACCATCTCGCCGTGCAGGAAGCCATTGGGCTGCGGGCGAAGTCTAAGTTCGAGCGCGGGACTGCCGCCGCGCCGGAGTCCCGAGATCGTGCCGGTCGCGAGCGTCGGCCCGAGCATGCTCGACGATCCCGATCCAGAGCTCGACGATCCTGAAGATGAACTGCCGCCGGTGCTCCGTCCGATCGCGCCGCCGCTGCCCGGATACGACGCGTACGGACCGCCCGCATCGGCCACCACGCGGAATTTTTTCTCGCTGAAATATTGTCCGTTCAAGTAAAAATTGACGGTGTAGGTGCCCGGCAGGAACGCTCCCCCGCGCGAGTTGCCGACGCGTCCGCTGAAGGTGACCGTCTTCATGCTCGGCGATACCGGCTGGAAGTCATTCACGCTGCCGAGCGTGCGTCCGTCCGCGCCGATATAGGCCGCATCGACGCGGTACTGATTCGCTTCGAGCTTGTAAAGCCGATTGTCGAACGTCGCCTGCCATCCGACGAACAGCACTTTCGACGCGTCGAACTCGGTGGTCGCGCCCGAGATCGCAGTGCCGGTCTTGGTGGTGTTGAGGAACTCGATATTGCGGAGTTCGAGCGGCTTGAGGCGGCGCTGCTCGATCATCGCGAGCTTGCGCGATTCGTCCACGCGGCGTTTTTCTTCGGCTTTCGCCGCTGCCGCCACTGCCGCCTCGGCCGCTGCCGCGGCAGTCTTCGCGCTGGTATCCTGGCTCACGATAAAGGCCTGCTGCGCGAGCAAGCGATCGTCCGAATAGAGCGCGACCTTGTAGTTGCCCGGCGGCTTCTCGGTCATGGTGGGCATCAGCGCGACGCCGCTGAAGTCGGCGATCGTTTGCGACGGGCCGACAAACTGCTGCGCGCCGCTGGACGCAATCTGCAAGCCCGCCGGATCGAAGAACCTCGCCTCGACCTTCTGCTCGCTGCCGTCCAGCCCCGCGAGCAAATTCTTGAAGCTCGCGGTCCACTTGAGATAGCGCGCGTTGGTCAGTTCCGTATCCTTGAAGGTCGATTGCGGCGGCGCGACGACCGTGCCCTCGCGCGTCGAGAGCGCCAGCGTCATCTGCTGGAACTCGAGCGGATTCTCCCGCGCCCGCGAAACCAGTTGCTCGTGCTTCCACGGCAGCGAATCGATCAGCGGCTTGACGCCGAGCCGAATCTGCAGCTCGGTACTCGAGTAGAGATAAGTCGCGCCGAATGCGCCGCCGCCGAGCACGATCAAAAACACCATCAATCCGATCGTGCGGCGGAGCGCGCTCCTGGGCTTGCGATGCACGATCGGCAGATCGTCATAGCGGCGGTCGTCGAAGTCGGGCTCCGGCGGCAGCGTCAATCCACCCGTACCATCTGTGGAACTGACGCCGCGCGCACCGGTATGTGACAGTCCGCGCCCGTAGAGCATCATGTCGCGGAATTCCTGAATCGACGACGGCCGTCCGTTCATCTCGTAGGCGAGCGCAGCGTCGATCGCGCCGGCGAGATTGCTCGATACGGCCGGGCGCAGATCGCGCACCGGCGGGAAGCTGAACGGCGGATACTTCTCGGGATCGCGCCCAGTCAGCACGTAATGCAGCGTCGCGCCGAGCGAGTAGATGTCGCTGCGCGGATCGACCTGTCCCTGGTATTGCTCCGGCGGCGCGAAGCCGAGCGTGCCGATCATCGTGCCCTTGCGCGCCGCCTTGAACAGCCGCGCAATTCCGAAATCGACCAGCACCACGCGCCCGTTCGGATTCAGCATCACGTTGGACGGCTTCATGTCGCGGTAGATAATCGGCGGCTGCAGCCCGTGCAGATACGCCAGCACGTCGGATAGCTGGCGCGCGACATCGATCACCAGGCCCTCGGGCAGCGGCTCGCCGCGCGCGGCGAGTTCCTCTTCGAGGTTGCGGCCCTCGACGTACTCCATCACCAGGTAGTGGCGATTCTGAATCTCGAACCGATCCGTAATCGCCGGGATCGCCTGATGCTTCAATTGCGCGAGCGTGTCGGCCTCGCGCGCAAAATATTCGTTGGCCTCGATCCGCTGCTGCGGATCGATGAAATGATCGACCATCTCCTTGATCGCGCAGGGGCGATTCGCAAGGCGCTGATCGCGCGCGAGATACACCACGCCCATCCCGCCGCCGCCGAGCAGCTTTGCGATCGCATAGCGGCCCTGCAACACGGTGCCGGACTCGAGCGGACCGGCCAGCGGCTGGGAGGGTGATTTGGGATCGTTCGGCATTGTGACGATGAAAAAAGTCGGCGGCGAATCAGGTCATTCGCAACTAACCAGCAAATACAACCACCACTGTGATGTTATCGGTTCCTCCGCCCGTGTTGGCTGCGACGATCAATTCGCGCGCCGCGTCGAACGGGTCGCGATGACGCGCGAGAATTTCCTGAATCTGATGGTCCTCGACGTGCGCCGTCAAGCCGTCGCTGCAGAGCAT
This window contains:
- a CDS encoding protein kinase, with the protein product MPNDPKSPSQPLAGPLESGTVLQGRYAIAKLLGGGGMGVVYLARDQRLANRPCAIKEMVDHFIDPQQRIEANEYFAREADTLAQLKHQAIPAITDRFEIQNRHYLVMEYVEGRNLEEELAARGEPLPEGLVIDVARQLSDVLAYLHGLQPPIIYRDMKPSNVMLNPNGRVVLVDFGIARLFKAARKGTMIGTLGFAPPEQYQGQVDPRSDIYSLGATLHYVLTGRDPEKYPPFSFPPVRDLRPAVSSNLAGAIDAALAYEMNGRPSSIQEFRDMMLYGRGLSHTGARGVSSTDGTGGLTLPPEPDFDDRRYDDLPIVHRKPRSALRRTIGLMVFLIVLGGGAFGATYLYSSTELQIRLGVKPLIDSLPWKHEQLVSRARENPLEFQQMTLALSTREGTVVAPPQSTFKDTELTNARYLKWTASFKNLLAGLDGSEQKVEARFFDPAGLQIASSGAQQFVGPSQTIADFSGVALMPTMTEKPPGNYKVALYSDDRLLAQQAFIVSQDTSAKTAAAAAEAAVAAAAKAEEKRRVDESRKLAMIEQRRLKPLELRNIEFLNTTKTGTAISGATTEFDASKVLFVGWQATFDNRLYKLEANQYRVDAAYIGADGRTLGSVNDFQPVSPSMKTVTFSGRVGNSRGGAFLPGTYTVNFYLNGQYFSEKKFRVVADAGGPYASYPGSGGAIGRSTGGSSSSGSSSSGSGSSSMLGPTLATGTISGLRRGGSPALELRLRPQPNGFLHGEMVIKSSGYGLTPIEGFVRGSHLQFQVPYGTETYYFEGQRRSDELSGTFESTPSGERGTWTAQAN